The uncultured Hyphomonas sp. genome includes a window with the following:
- a CDS encoding tRNA-binding protein, with amino-acid sequence MHLIDTPDNAPADEITFDDFRKVDIRMGTILEAAPLEGARKPAIRMQIDFGPGVGVKKSSAQVTVHYSPDELVGKQVAAVVNFPPRQIGKFMSEVLTLGFADTEGAIVMFSPDKPVPNGARLA; translated from the coding sequence ATGCATCTGATCGACACACCGGACAACGCCCCGGCAGACGAAATCACCTTTGACGATTTCCGCAAGGTGGACATCCGCATGGGCACGATACTGGAGGCCGCGCCGCTTGAAGGCGCGCGCAAGCCCGCCATTCGCATGCAGATCGATTTCGGCCCGGGCGTCGGCGTCAAGAAAAGCTCTGCCCAGGTGACGGTGCACTATTCGCCGGACGAACTGGTCGGCAAACAGGTCGCCGCGGTCGTGAATTTTCCGCCGCGCCAGATCGGCAAGTTCATGTCCGAAGTCCTGACGCTCGGCTTTGCCGATACCGAGGGCGCCATTGTCATGTTCTCGCCTGATAAACCCGTCCCCAATGGAGCACGTCTCGCATGA
- a CDS encoding SDR family oxidoreductase: MSLFDLSGKVAVITGSSRGIGKAIAEAMADAGAKVTISSRKPGPCQEVADAINAKHGEGTAIAVPANISSKEDLQAMVDATNKAFGKIDICVCNAASNPYYGPMSGIEDDAFAKILQNNIISNNWLIQMCVPQMRERKDGAVIIVSSIGGLRGSPVIGAYNISKAADFQLARNLATELGVDNIRVNCIAPGLIKTDFAKALWDNPDTLKRSLSGTPLKRIGEPEEIAGAAVYLASKAGAYMTGQMMVVDGGATST; encoded by the coding sequence ATGAGCCTGTTCGACCTTTCCGGCAAAGTTGCCGTCATCACCGGATCTTCCCGCGGCATCGGCAAGGCCATCGCTGAAGCCATGGCAGACGCCGGCGCCAAAGTGACTATTTCGTCCCGCAAGCCCGGCCCGTGCCAGGAAGTGGCCGATGCAATCAACGCCAAGCATGGCGAAGGCACGGCCATCGCCGTTCCGGCCAACATCTCGTCCAAGGAAGACCTGCAGGCCATGGTGGATGCCACCAACAAGGCGTTCGGCAAGATCGATATCTGCGTCTGCAACGCCGCTTCGAACCCGTATTACGGCCCGATGAGCGGCATCGAGGACGACGCCTTTGCCAAGATCCTGCAGAACAACATCATCTCTAACAACTGGCTGATCCAGATGTGCGTGCCGCAGATGCGCGAGCGCAAGGACGGCGCGGTGATCATCGTCTCTTCAATCGGCGGCCTGCGCGGCTCGCCGGTAATCGGAGCCTACAACATCTCCAAGGCGGCAGACTTCCAGCTGGCCCGCAACCTCGCCACTGAACTCGGCGTCGACAATATCCGCGTGAATTGTATCGCGCCGGGCCTGATCAAGACCGACTTCGCCAAGGCGCTGTGGGACAATCCCGACACGCTGAAGCGCAGCCTCTCCGGCACGCCGCTCAAGCGGATCGGCGAGCCGGAAGAAATCGCCGGCGCCGCCGTCTATCTCGCCTCGAAAGCCGGGGCCTACATGACCGGCCAGATGATGGTGGTCGATGGCGGGGCCACGTCTACCTGA
- a CDS encoding fumarylacetoacetate hydrolase family protein, protein MHVIRYQQGNSIRYGILSAQSVTPIRGTSVEDAMKGEPDGAPVPLSEIDILSPVARPGKILGIGVNYAAHAAESVSFVDTKKPEVQKWFNKQATAINNPYADVELPKVSQQLDYEGELVVVIGKRGRHVPRERAFEIVAGVTIGCDYSVRDWQRASQTMIMGKGFDTHAPVGPSIVTLDEIDDLSALEVRTFVNGEQRQSGHVRDMVHDIPAQIAHLTAAFTLEPGDLIFTGTPAGVGAGFDPPKWLKAGDRVRVEIDALGYIEQQIVTEPGRTVIG, encoded by the coding sequence ATGCATGTGATCAGGTACCAACAGGGAAATTCTATCCGGTATGGAATACTGTCTGCGCAATCTGTAACCCCCATTCGGGGGACGAGCGTGGAAGATGCCATGAAAGGTGAGCCGGACGGGGCGCCTGTGCCGCTGTCCGAAATCGACATTCTGTCGCCCGTCGCCCGGCCGGGAAAAATCCTCGGCATTGGCGTGAACTATGCGGCGCACGCCGCAGAGAGCGTCAGCTTCGTCGATACGAAAAAGCCGGAGGTCCAGAAATGGTTCAACAAACAGGCCACAGCAATCAATAATCCGTATGCGGATGTAGAACTTCCGAAAGTGTCACAGCAGCTTGATTATGAAGGGGAACTTGTCGTCGTGATCGGCAAGCGCGGACGGCATGTGCCGCGCGAACGCGCGTTTGAAATCGTGGCGGGCGTGACCATCGGCTGCGATTATTCGGTGCGCGACTGGCAACGCGCCAGCCAGACCATGATCATGGGCAAGGGGTTCGACACGCATGCGCCGGTCGGCCCGTCCATCGTGACGCTGGACGAGATCGACGACCTCTCCGCACTGGAAGTGCGCACCTTTGTGAATGGCGAACAGCGCCAGTCCGGCCATGTGCGGGACATGGTTCACGACATTCCCGCACAGATTGCGCACCTGACGGCGGCCTTCACGCTGGAACCGGGCGATCTGATCTTCACCGGCACACCGGCCGGCGTCGGCGCAGGCTTCGATCCGCCGAAATGGTTGAAGGCCGGAGACCGTGTCCGGGTCGAGATCGACGCGCTGGGTTACATAGAACAGCAAATCGTGACAGAGCCGGGACGTACGGTGATCGGCTGA
- a CDS encoding PaaI family thioesterase, with the protein MSRTELSAQQAAFFKRLKSGEWELPPGIRNLGIRPDLWLKEVSYGRTLYEWPNEGDRDINDGRVFGGWVAGLSDHIVSMTMASALEDGEWFTTMELQTRILRPVTHGLITIEGRLVSRGRTTGLVEADWRDEKGRHLARITAAKAIREMTELRPDVASQLGK; encoded by the coding sequence ATGAGCCGGACCGAACTTTCCGCACAGCAAGCCGCCTTTTTCAAGCGGCTGAAAAGCGGCGAATGGGAACTGCCCCCGGGCATCCGCAATCTCGGCATCCGCCCGGACCTGTGGCTGAAAGAGGTCAGCTATGGCCGCACGCTGTATGAGTGGCCGAACGAAGGCGACCGTGACATCAATGATGGCCGTGTCTTCGGCGGCTGGGTCGCAGGCCTGTCGGATCACATCGTCTCCATGACCATGGCCAGCGCGCTGGAAGACGGCGAATGGTTCACCACGATGGAACTGCAGACGCGCATCCTCCGCCCCGTCACGCATGGCCTGATCACGATCGAAGGCCGCCTCGTCAGCCGCGGCAGAACGACCGGCCTCGTCGAAGCCGACTGGCGCGACGAAAAAGGCCGTCACCTCGCCCGCATCACCGCAGCAAAAGCCATCCGTGAAATGACGGAATTGCGACCGGATGTTGCCTCTCAACTAGGGAAGTAG
- a CDS encoding DUF262 domain-containing HNH endonuclease family protein, which produces MDTAMDQNIDLGVRAQESSVRAIFAPGERLRMPPYQRSYSWETREANELLGDLIDSVKTGTPHFVGAIVLINGAESGVLEIVDGQQRLTTLTILLAVLRDLEPDKARAAMLHALIADEARPMLGEGANWRLTLNHMDGPFFRESIQTPGATRNLDKEPGESESQARMVRNAAAFAKRIESMSDDTRRALADVVMNRCALVRVVVGEKDQGFKVFRVLNTRGKEPDAHDIIKTELFQRAKFTDEEASAYAERWSEHEAALGGSAFDDLLRQIRSIYDKSGRGELVSAFPKAVLSKVDPRTFLDEVLPRYVDAYRLITTGEVKDGPNAKIVSDKLNQMRALDQSSWRAPALKFLVERGVADSKAPEFFTRLERQAFIIMLVVTDRDQRNRRFNKVMDAITNDRTLFAKSGPLSVDRSDARKARERMLGRFATFAQRRAMALRLNAALEDGLTIPPESDATVEHVLPRNIHEDSHWLTVWPDPAKRREQCDTLGNFVLLTHKVNQKADRQDYRAKKDVYFNGGGGMDFALTRDLQDQHAWTADVVRKRTEMLVNILCEAWGI; this is translated from the coding sequence ATGGACACTGCCATGGACCAGAATATCGACCTTGGAGTCCGGGCGCAGGAAAGCTCCGTGCGGGCGATTTTTGCGCCGGGCGAACGGCTGCGGATGCCCCCCTACCAGCGCAGCTATTCCTGGGAGACACGGGAAGCCAACGAGCTGCTGGGAGATCTCATCGATTCCGTCAAAACGGGGACGCCGCACTTTGTCGGCGCCATCGTTCTGATCAATGGCGCGGAAAGCGGTGTGCTTGAGATTGTCGACGGCCAGCAGCGGCTGACCACGCTGACCATCCTGCTCGCCGTGCTGCGCGACCTCGAACCGGACAAGGCCCGCGCCGCCATGCTGCACGCGCTGATCGCAGACGAGGCCCGGCCGATGCTGGGCGAAGGCGCAAACTGGCGGCTGACGCTGAACCATATGGACGGGCCGTTCTTCCGCGAATCCATCCAGACGCCAGGTGCGACGCGGAACCTGGACAAGGAACCGGGCGAAAGCGAAAGCCAGGCGCGGATGGTGCGCAACGCCGCCGCCTTTGCCAAACGGATCGAAAGCATGAGCGATGACACACGGCGCGCGCTCGCCGATGTCGTGATGAACCGCTGCGCGCTGGTGAGGGTCGTCGTGGGTGAAAAGGATCAGGGCTTCAAAGTGTTCCGCGTGCTCAACACGCGCGGCAAGGAACCGGACGCGCACGACATCATCAAGACCGAACTGTTCCAACGGGCCAAATTCACCGATGAGGAAGCCAGCGCCTATGCCGAACGCTGGTCGGAACATGAGGCGGCGCTCGGCGGATCCGCCTTTGACGACCTGCTGCGCCAGATCCGGTCCATCTACGACAAGTCCGGCCGGGGCGAACTGGTCTCGGCCTTCCCGAAAGCGGTGCTGTCCAAGGTCGACCCGCGGACCTTCCTGGACGAAGTGCTGCCGCGCTATGTCGATGCCTACCGGCTGATCACGACAGGCGAAGTGAAGGACGGGCCGAATGCGAAGATCGTCAGCGACAAGCTGAATCAGATGCGCGCGCTGGATCAGAGCAGCTGGCGCGCACCTGCCCTTAAATTCCTGGTCGAACGCGGCGTGGCAGACTCGAAAGCGCCGGAATTCTTCACGCGCCTCGAACGGCAGGCCTTCATCATCATGCTGGTGGTCACCGACCGCGACCAGCGGAACCGGCGCTTCAACAAGGTGATGGACGCGATCACCAATGACCGCACCCTTTTCGCTAAGAGCGGACCGCTGTCTGTCGACCGCTCGGACGCGCGCAAGGCCCGCGAGCGCATGCTCGGCCGGTTCGCCACCTTTGCCCAAAGGCGGGCCATGGCCCTCCGGCTGAATGCCGCCCTCGAAGACGGCCTGACCATCCCGCCGGAATCCGATGCGACGGTGGAGCATGTCCTGCCGCGCAATATCCATGAGGACAGCCACTGGCTGACCGTCTGGCCAGACCCGGCGAAACGCCGCGAACAATGCGACACGCTCGGCAATTTCGTGCTGCTGACCCACAAGGTGAACCAGAAAGCCGACCGGCAGGACTATCGCGCCAAGAAAGACGTCTACTTCAATGGCGGCGGCGGGATGGACTTCGCCCTGACCCGCGACCTGCAGGACCAGCACGCCTGGACAGCAGACGTGGTGCGCAAGCGGACCGAAATGCTGGTCAATATTCTCTGCGAAGCCTGGGGCATCTGA
- the queA gene encoding tRNA preQ1(34) S-adenosylmethionine ribosyltransferase-isomerase QueA, protein MDLSQFQFDLPERLIALRPVEPQDSARLLVVHGDGRLEDASVRDLPRYLTAGDVLVFNDTRVLPAALKGVRPARDEIGQDVACDVNLTERIDAASWRALARPGRRLKDGDTIIFAEGFTAEITGHHDGGEIGLRFSLSGEALTAALDKHGAMPLPPYIARRRPADAKDRETYQTEFAGEDAASVAAPTAGLHFTPRLLSECDAAGLVRETVRLHVGLGTFKPLEEKQLEENRLHQEWRRLTPETAERLNAARASGYRVVPVGTTAMRTLESCVDTEGVLHPATGPTDIFLKPGDAVRGTDALVTNFHLPGSSLFMLVSALMGTEIMRAAYAHAIANDYRFYSYGDACLLLP, encoded by the coding sequence ATGGATCTGAGCCAATTCCAGTTTGACCTGCCTGAACGGCTGATTGCGCTGCGCCCGGTGGAGCCGCAGGATTCTGCGCGGCTGCTGGTCGTGCACGGGGACGGGCGGCTGGAAGATGCCAGTGTGCGGGATCTGCCGCGCTATCTGACAGCCGGTGACGTACTCGTCTTCAATGATACGCGGGTGTTGCCCGCGGCCCTGAAAGGGGTGCGCCCGGCGCGTGATGAGATCGGGCAGGACGTTGCCTGCGATGTGAACCTGACGGAGCGGATCGACGCCGCCAGCTGGCGCGCGCTCGCCCGGCCGGGCAGGCGGCTGAAGGATGGCGATACGATCATCTTCGCGGAAGGCTTTACGGCTGAGATCACCGGTCATCATGACGGCGGCGAGATCGGCCTGCGCTTCTCCCTTTCCGGCGAGGCGCTCACCGCGGCGCTCGACAAACACGGCGCCATGCCGCTGCCGCCCTATATCGCCCGGCGCCGCCCGGCAGATGCGAAAGACCGGGAAACCTATCAGACCGAATTTGCAGGCGAAGATGCCGCGTCCGTTGCCGCGCCGACGGCCGGTCTGCACTTCACGCCGCGCCTCCTGTCAGAGTGCGATGCGGCGGGTCTCGTGCGGGAGACCGTGCGCCTGCATGTCGGCCTCGGCACGTTCAAGCCGCTGGAAGAGAAACAGCTGGAAGAAAACCGGCTGCATCAGGAATGGCGCCGCCTGACGCCGGAGACGGCGGAGCGTTTGAACGCGGCGCGCGCCTCAGGCTATCGGGTGGTGCCGGTCGGTACAACGGCCATGCGTACGCTGGAAAGCTGTGTGGATACGGAGGGTGTGCTGCATCCGGCCACCGGCCCGACGGACATCTTCCTGAAGCCCGGCGACGCTGTGCGGGGCACGGACGCGCTGGTGACAAACTTCCACCTGCCGGGTTCCAGCCTGTTCATGCTGGTCTCGGCCCTGATGGGAACAGAGATCATGCGCGCAGCCTATGCCCACGCCATCGCGAACGATTATCGCTTCTATTCCTACGGCGATGCCTGCCTGCTACTTCCCTAG